AATAAACCCGTTGCATGAATTTTAAAAACCCCTTAATCTAGCGCAGATGAGGGAAAGACTTAGTTAGCTCCTTCCCTGATTTCGCTAAGGGTTGAGGTGGGGTAAAAAATCTTTCTAACCTTATGCGTGGATATATGCCTATTTAGTCCCAATCTGGAATATCTGCACTATCACCACCAATACCTATCCCAGTATTGTAGATCTCAGCATTGGTAATATTGAGGTTATTCATTGAGGCGCCATGCACATTGGAATCTAAAATTGTGGCACTGGTAAAGTTAACACCATTGAGATTGGCATTTTTGAAATTAACATTGGTGGCAAAAGCTGACTCTAAGTTAGCACCTGCCAAGTTTGCACCCGTAAGGTCAGCACCCTCAAGATTTGCTCCTTCTAGGTTAGCGCCTTGGAGATTTGCGCCTCTGAGATCAGCACCAATTAAGTGAGCGCCACTGAGGTCTGCTCCTGATAGATTACACCCTTGACATTCCCCAGTTGATAACAGCTTTTGTATTTGCTGCGGATTATTGGCACTAACTGCGCCAGTGAAAAACAGGGGAGCTACTAAAGTTAGAGCAGCCAAAATTTTGGTTTTCATATTTCCCCCTTTACAATTAACGTATTTCCGTTCTTTTCCTCACAATCTAATTATCTCACTAAACAAGTTGTGAAAATATATTTGTTTCACAAACTGTTTGCGATCGCACTCTGATTTATGCAAGTGCAAAAATACTAGTGCTATAAGACAGTAAAGTATTTTCAATCATAGTATATGTCTAACTATTGGCATCTGACAAACACCTATTGTCAGAGTCTCTACACACTTTCTTTTCTCACTGGTGGCAGAAGAAAAGTTACATATCCCCTTTTCTATATGTTCCATTAGTTATAGATAAGGAATTACATATAATTATTTCAATCTATCAAAAATATTATTTTTAGCAAAAAAGAATTTTTGCTGAAAGCAGGCAAAAATACTGCTACATCAAATATCAATCATCTTGAATATATCTATACTTCAGTAGATATTTCTTTGTTGTTACTCAGTATTATTACTGTTTGATTTAATTCAAATTTTGTCTTGAAATTTTAATAAAAAATCAACAAACATATTTCAATAACATATTTT
Above is a genomic segment from Fischerella sp. JS2 containing:
- a CDS encoding pentapeptide repeat-containing protein, which encodes MKTKILAALTLVAPLFFTGAVSANNPQQIQKLLSTGECQGCNLSGADLSGAHLIGADLRGANLQGANLEGANLEGADLTGANLAGANLESAFATNVNFKNANLNGVNFTSATILDSNVHGASMNNLNITNAEIYNTGIGIGGDSADIPDWD